The following coding sequences are from one Aethina tumida isolate Nest 87 chromosome 2, icAetTumi1.1, whole genome shotgun sequence window:
- the LOC109605251 gene encoding serrate RNA effector molecule homolog isoform X3, with the protein MNANNAANKNNAEMADSDDEYDRKRRDKFRGERAEASYRGAERVSRPRDDWSERPRQREYRSGMRDRGYSPGLEPAPKRLRHDYYGDSYYNHYAPYHQPAHRPNFFREPASAPQIEGQPPPMMSFKAFLATQDDNISDSEAIEKYNDYKLEFQRQQLNEFFVAHKDDEWFRLKYHPEDSIKRKEEQAAALKKRLEVFLDLQASGAIDKITIDCPRTNELLKLLDTVVIKLEGGTDEDLALLEKEYTEMEEKYKEQKAKEEAEKAEKAAEAATNNLKKEDSETTADKSDKTELKTNGESDNKHDEDGELLEDKPGDVVDVDKKSDEDKMEEDQQVDEKEDASKDEEASKDAENEGQSSEVNNDEEKKDDDTEKGKPEKKRKRSYSGSSSSSSSSSGSEDGGEKKQEGAGEKGAEDEKEKEKVEKDDDKIQTIEDDKPDKPKSLHKTTSIFLRNLSPTITKQEVEAMCSRYDGFLRVALADPQPDRRWLRRGWVTFKRDANIKEICWNLNNIRLRECELGAIVNRDLSRRIRPVNGITAHKSVVRSDIRIAAKVTLHLDNKAGLWLEDDDKKEKPQQTFGLVSNNPVLHNITDYLIEEASAEEEELLGLEPSSDNQDAVSTVERDDNLIHVLDRILLYLRIVHSVDYYNHCEYPNEDEMPNRCGILHARGPPPTSKTDMTQFIGNAVESKMSSFLPDKPAAEGNTNEAKLINLSLKDVDTEIDKFVQANTRELAKDKWLCPLSGKKFKGPDFVRKHIFNKHGEKIEEVKKEVEFFNNYLKDPKRPMLVETAPPKREEPAPYSHPSYGGGASYGGGGYGRPQPYYNQGFQRSRGYPPRARGNAGDFRPIIHYRDLDAPREPEEFI; encoded by the exons ATGAACGCAAATAATGCtgctaacaaaaataatg CCGAAATGGCAGACAGCGACGACGAATACGATAGAAAGCGGCGCGACAAGTTCCGCGGCGAAAGGGCAGAGGCCAGCTACAGGGGTGCTGAAAGAGTTTCCAGACCAAGGGATGATTGGTCCGAAAG GCCCAGGCAGAGGGAGTACAGGAGCGGGATGAGGGACAGGGGATACTCGCCGGGACTGGAGCCGGCACCAAAGAGGCTTCGGCATGACTATTATGGGGACagttattataatcattatgCACCGTACCATCAGCCAGCTCACAg ACCTAATTTCTTCAGAGAACCCGCCAGCGCCCCTCAAATCGAGGGCCAACCGCCGCCGATGATGTCGTTTAAAGCGTTTCTAGCCACCCAGGACGATAACATTTCAGATAGCGAGGCGATCGAGAAGTACAACGATTACAAGCTGGAGTTCCAACGGCAGCAGCTCAACGAGTTCTTCGTGGCCCACAAGGACGACGAATG GTTCCGCCTGAAGTATCATCCTGAGGATTCTATAAAACGTAAAGAAGAACAAGCTGCAGCATTAAAG AAAAGATTGGAGGTTTTCCTGGACCTACAAGCTTCCGGTGCAATTGATAAGATTACAATTGACTGTCCTAGGACTAATGAGTTGCTTAAGCTTTTAGATACTGTAGTTATTAAGCTTGAAGGAGGCACTGATGAGGACTTGGCCCTTCTAGAAAAAGAATATACTG aaatggaagaaaaatacaaagaaCAAAAGGCAAAAGAAGAGGCGGAGAAGGCCGAAAAGGCGGCCGAAGCAGCTACAAACAACCTGAAAAAGGAGGACAGCGAAACAACCGCCGACAAATCCGACAAAACGGAACTTAAGACCAATGGGGAGTCCGACAACAAACACGATGAAGACGGCGAACTACTGGAAGACAAGCCCGGCGACGTCGTGGACGTCGACAAGAAATCCGACGAGGACAAGATGGAGGAGGACCAACAGGTGGACGAGAAAGAAGACGCCTCCAAAGACGAGGAAGCCTCAAAAGACGCCGAAAACGAGGGACAATCCTCTGAGGTGAACAACGACGAGGAGAAAAAGGACGATGACACGGAGAAGGGCAAGCCCGAAAAGAAACGTAAGAGGTCGTACTCGGGTAGCAGCAGCTCGTCGAGCAGCAGCAGCGGCAGCGAGGACGGCGGCGAGAAGAAGCAGGAGGGTGCGGGGGAGAAGGGTGCGGAAGACGAGAAAGAGAAGGAGAAAGTGGAGAAAGACGACGACAAAATCCAGACGATAGAGGACGACAAGCCGGACAAGCCGAAGTCGTTGCACAAAACTACGTCGATCTTCCTGCGGAACCTGTCGCCCACCATCACCAAACAGGAGGTGGAGGCGATGTGTTCGCGTTACGACGGCTTCCTGCGGGTGGCCCTCGCCGACCCACAGCCGGATAGGAGGTGGCTGCGGCGGGGGTGGGTCACCTTCAAGCGGGACGCCAACATTAAAGAGATCTGCTGGAACCTGAACAATATCAGGTTGCGTGAGTGTGAACTGGGGGCCATCGTAAACCGGGATCTGAGCAGGAGAATAAGGCCGGTGAACGGGATAACGGCCCACAAGTCGGTGGTCCGGTCCGACATCCGCATCGCCGCTAAGGTGACGTTACACCTTGACAACAAGGCGGGATTGTGGCTGGAGGACGACGACAAGAAGGAGAAGCCACAACAAACCTTCGGATTGGTGTCGAACAACCCTGTTTTGCACAACATCACCGACTATTTAATAGAAGAAGCCAGCGCCGAGGAGGAGGAATTGTTAGGACTTGAACCATCATCAGACAACCAAGATGCAGTCAGTACGGTAGAGAGGGATGACAACTTGATCCACGTATTGGACCGCATTTTGTTGTACTTGAGAATAGTCCATTCCGTCGACTATTACAACCACTGCGAGTACCCGAATGAGGACGAGATGCCCAACCGGTGCGGCATCCTCCATGCCAGAGGTCCTCCCCCAACGTCCAAGACGGACATGACCCAATTCATCGGCAACGCCGTGGAGAGCAAAATGTCCAGCTTCCTGCCCGACAAGCCGGCTGCCGAGGGCAACACCAACGAGGCCAAACTCATTAATTTGTCGCTTAAAGACGTCGACACGGAGATCGACAAGTTCGTGCAGGCCAACACGAGGGAGCTGGCCAAAGACAAGTGGCTGTGCCCGTTGTCCGGGAAAAAGTTCAAAGGACCGGATTTTGTGCGTAAGCACATCTTCAACAAGCACGGCGAGAAGATCGAGGAGGTCAAGAAGGAAGTGGAATTCTTTAATAACTACCTCAAGGATCCCAAAAGGCCGATGCTGGTTGAGACGGCGCCACCTAAACGTGAGGAACCGGCGCCCTACAGTCATCCAAG ttacGGTGGTGGTGCATCTTATGGAGGAGGTGGGTATGGAAGGCCTCAACCATACTACAATCAAGGCTTCCAAAGGTCTAGGGGTTACCCACCCAGGGCAag GGGCAACGCTGGGGATTTCCGACCGATTATACATTACAGAGATCTAGATGCACCAAGGGAACCAGaagagtttatttaa
- the LOC109605251 gene encoding serrate RNA effector molecule homolog isoform X1, with product MNANNAANKNNAEMADSDDEYDRKRRDKFRGERAEASYRGAERVSRPRDDWSERESWSRPRQREYRSGMRDRGYSPGLEPAPKRLRHDYYGDSYYNHYAPYHQPAHRPNFFREPASAPQIEGQPPPMMSFKAFLATQDDNISDSEAIEKYNDYKLEFQRQQLNEFFVAHKDDEWFRLKYHPEDSIKRKEEQAAALKKRLEVFLDLQASGAIDKITIDCPRTNELLKLLDTVVIKLEGGTDEDLALLEKEYTEMEEKYKEQKAKEEAEKAEKAAEAATNNLKKEDSETTADKSDKTELKTNGESDNKHDEDGELLEDKPGDVVDVDKKSDEDKMEEDQQVDEKEDASKDEEASKDAENEGQSSEVNNDEEKKDDDTEKGKPEKKRKRSYSGSSSSSSSSSGSEDGGEKKQEGAGEKGAEDEKEKEKVEKDDDKIQTIEDDKPDKPKSLHKTTSIFLRNLSPTITKQEVEAMCSRYDGFLRVALADPQPDRRWLRRGWVTFKRDANIKEICWNLNNIRLRECELGAIVNRDLSRRIRPVNGITAHKSVVRSDIRIAAKVTLHLDNKAGLWLEDDDKKEKPQQTFGLVSNNPVLHNITDYLIEEASAEEEELLGLEPSSDNQDAVSTVERDDNLIHVLDRILLYLRIVHSVDYYNHCEYPNEDEMPNRCGILHARGPPPTSKTDMTQFIGNAVESKMSSFLPDKPAAEGNTNEAKLINLSLKDVDTEIDKFVQANTRELAKDKWLCPLSGKKFKGPDFVRKHIFNKHGEKIEEVKKEVEFFNNYLKDPKRPMLVETAPPKREEPAPYSHPSYGGGASYGGGGYGRPQPYYNQGFQRSRGYPPRARGNAGDFRPIIHYRDLDAPREPEEFI from the exons ATGAACGCAAATAATGCtgctaacaaaaataatg CCGAAATGGCAGACAGCGACGACGAATACGATAGAAAGCGGCGCGACAAGTTCCGCGGCGAAAGGGCAGAGGCCAGCTACAGGGGTGCTGAAAGAGTTTCCAGACCAAGGGATGATTGGTCCGAAAG ggaaTCATGGTCTAGGCCCAGGCAGAGGGAGTACAGGAGCGGGATGAGGGACAGGGGATACTCGCCGGGACTGGAGCCGGCACCAAAGAGGCTTCGGCATGACTATTATGGGGACagttattataatcattatgCACCGTACCATCAGCCAGCTCACAg ACCTAATTTCTTCAGAGAACCCGCCAGCGCCCCTCAAATCGAGGGCCAACCGCCGCCGATGATGTCGTTTAAAGCGTTTCTAGCCACCCAGGACGATAACATTTCAGATAGCGAGGCGATCGAGAAGTACAACGATTACAAGCTGGAGTTCCAACGGCAGCAGCTCAACGAGTTCTTCGTGGCCCACAAGGACGACGAATG GTTCCGCCTGAAGTATCATCCTGAGGATTCTATAAAACGTAAAGAAGAACAAGCTGCAGCATTAAAG AAAAGATTGGAGGTTTTCCTGGACCTACAAGCTTCCGGTGCAATTGATAAGATTACAATTGACTGTCCTAGGACTAATGAGTTGCTTAAGCTTTTAGATACTGTAGTTATTAAGCTTGAAGGAGGCACTGATGAGGACTTGGCCCTTCTAGAAAAAGAATATACTG aaatggaagaaaaatacaaagaaCAAAAGGCAAAAGAAGAGGCGGAGAAGGCCGAAAAGGCGGCCGAAGCAGCTACAAACAACCTGAAAAAGGAGGACAGCGAAACAACCGCCGACAAATCCGACAAAACGGAACTTAAGACCAATGGGGAGTCCGACAACAAACACGATGAAGACGGCGAACTACTGGAAGACAAGCCCGGCGACGTCGTGGACGTCGACAAGAAATCCGACGAGGACAAGATGGAGGAGGACCAACAGGTGGACGAGAAAGAAGACGCCTCCAAAGACGAGGAAGCCTCAAAAGACGCCGAAAACGAGGGACAATCCTCTGAGGTGAACAACGACGAGGAGAAAAAGGACGATGACACGGAGAAGGGCAAGCCCGAAAAGAAACGTAAGAGGTCGTACTCGGGTAGCAGCAGCTCGTCGAGCAGCAGCAGCGGCAGCGAGGACGGCGGCGAGAAGAAGCAGGAGGGTGCGGGGGAGAAGGGTGCGGAAGACGAGAAAGAGAAGGAGAAAGTGGAGAAAGACGACGACAAAATCCAGACGATAGAGGACGACAAGCCGGACAAGCCGAAGTCGTTGCACAAAACTACGTCGATCTTCCTGCGGAACCTGTCGCCCACCATCACCAAACAGGAGGTGGAGGCGATGTGTTCGCGTTACGACGGCTTCCTGCGGGTGGCCCTCGCCGACCCACAGCCGGATAGGAGGTGGCTGCGGCGGGGGTGGGTCACCTTCAAGCGGGACGCCAACATTAAAGAGATCTGCTGGAACCTGAACAATATCAGGTTGCGTGAGTGTGAACTGGGGGCCATCGTAAACCGGGATCTGAGCAGGAGAATAAGGCCGGTGAACGGGATAACGGCCCACAAGTCGGTGGTCCGGTCCGACATCCGCATCGCCGCTAAGGTGACGTTACACCTTGACAACAAGGCGGGATTGTGGCTGGAGGACGACGACAAGAAGGAGAAGCCACAACAAACCTTCGGATTGGTGTCGAACAACCCTGTTTTGCACAACATCACCGACTATTTAATAGAAGAAGCCAGCGCCGAGGAGGAGGAATTGTTAGGACTTGAACCATCATCAGACAACCAAGATGCAGTCAGTACGGTAGAGAGGGATGACAACTTGATCCACGTATTGGACCGCATTTTGTTGTACTTGAGAATAGTCCATTCCGTCGACTATTACAACCACTGCGAGTACCCGAATGAGGACGAGATGCCCAACCGGTGCGGCATCCTCCATGCCAGAGGTCCTCCCCCAACGTCCAAGACGGACATGACCCAATTCATCGGCAACGCCGTGGAGAGCAAAATGTCCAGCTTCCTGCCCGACAAGCCGGCTGCCGAGGGCAACACCAACGAGGCCAAACTCATTAATTTGTCGCTTAAAGACGTCGACACGGAGATCGACAAGTTCGTGCAGGCCAACACGAGGGAGCTGGCCAAAGACAAGTGGCTGTGCCCGTTGTCCGGGAAAAAGTTCAAAGGACCGGATTTTGTGCGTAAGCACATCTTCAACAAGCACGGCGAGAAGATCGAGGAGGTCAAGAAGGAAGTGGAATTCTTTAATAACTACCTCAAGGATCCCAAAAGGCCGATGCTGGTTGAGACGGCGCCACCTAAACGTGAGGAACCGGCGCCCTACAGTCATCCAAG ttacGGTGGTGGTGCATCTTATGGAGGAGGTGGGTATGGAAGGCCTCAACCATACTACAATCAAGGCTTCCAAAGGTCTAGGGGTTACCCACCCAGGGCAag GGGCAACGCTGGGGATTTCCGACCGATTATACATTACAGAGATCTAGATGCACCAAGGGAACCAGaagagtttatttaa
- the LOC109605251 gene encoding serrate RNA effector molecule homolog isoform X2: MNANNAANKNNAEMADSDDEYDRKRRDKFRGERAEASYRGAERVSRPRDDWSERESWSRPRQREYRSGMRDRGYSPGLEPAPKRLRHDYYGDSYYNHYAPYHQPAHREPASAPQIEGQPPPMMSFKAFLATQDDNISDSEAIEKYNDYKLEFQRQQLNEFFVAHKDDEWFRLKYHPEDSIKRKEEQAAALKKRLEVFLDLQASGAIDKITIDCPRTNELLKLLDTVVIKLEGGTDEDLALLEKEYTEMEEKYKEQKAKEEAEKAEKAAEAATNNLKKEDSETTADKSDKTELKTNGESDNKHDEDGELLEDKPGDVVDVDKKSDEDKMEEDQQVDEKEDASKDEEASKDAENEGQSSEVNNDEEKKDDDTEKGKPEKKRKRSYSGSSSSSSSSSGSEDGGEKKQEGAGEKGAEDEKEKEKVEKDDDKIQTIEDDKPDKPKSLHKTTSIFLRNLSPTITKQEVEAMCSRYDGFLRVALADPQPDRRWLRRGWVTFKRDANIKEICWNLNNIRLRECELGAIVNRDLSRRIRPVNGITAHKSVVRSDIRIAAKVTLHLDNKAGLWLEDDDKKEKPQQTFGLVSNNPVLHNITDYLIEEASAEEEELLGLEPSSDNQDAVSTVERDDNLIHVLDRILLYLRIVHSVDYYNHCEYPNEDEMPNRCGILHARGPPPTSKTDMTQFIGNAVESKMSSFLPDKPAAEGNTNEAKLINLSLKDVDTEIDKFVQANTRELAKDKWLCPLSGKKFKGPDFVRKHIFNKHGEKIEEVKKEVEFFNNYLKDPKRPMLVETAPPKREEPAPYSHPSYGGGASYGGGGYGRPQPYYNQGFQRSRGYPPRARGNAGDFRPIIHYRDLDAPREPEEFI; the protein is encoded by the exons ATGAACGCAAATAATGCtgctaacaaaaataatg CCGAAATGGCAGACAGCGACGACGAATACGATAGAAAGCGGCGCGACAAGTTCCGCGGCGAAAGGGCAGAGGCCAGCTACAGGGGTGCTGAAAGAGTTTCCAGACCAAGGGATGATTGGTCCGAAAG ggaaTCATGGTCTAGGCCCAGGCAGAGGGAGTACAGGAGCGGGATGAGGGACAGGGGATACTCGCCGGGACTGGAGCCGGCACCAAAGAGGCTTCGGCATGACTATTATGGGGACagttattataatcattatgCACCGTACCATCAGCCAGCTCACAg AGAACCCGCCAGCGCCCCTCAAATCGAGGGCCAACCGCCGCCGATGATGTCGTTTAAAGCGTTTCTAGCCACCCAGGACGATAACATTTCAGATAGCGAGGCGATCGAGAAGTACAACGATTACAAGCTGGAGTTCCAACGGCAGCAGCTCAACGAGTTCTTCGTGGCCCACAAGGACGACGAATG GTTCCGCCTGAAGTATCATCCTGAGGATTCTATAAAACGTAAAGAAGAACAAGCTGCAGCATTAAAG AAAAGATTGGAGGTTTTCCTGGACCTACAAGCTTCCGGTGCAATTGATAAGATTACAATTGACTGTCCTAGGACTAATGAGTTGCTTAAGCTTTTAGATACTGTAGTTATTAAGCTTGAAGGAGGCACTGATGAGGACTTGGCCCTTCTAGAAAAAGAATATACTG aaatggaagaaaaatacaaagaaCAAAAGGCAAAAGAAGAGGCGGAGAAGGCCGAAAAGGCGGCCGAAGCAGCTACAAACAACCTGAAAAAGGAGGACAGCGAAACAACCGCCGACAAATCCGACAAAACGGAACTTAAGACCAATGGGGAGTCCGACAACAAACACGATGAAGACGGCGAACTACTGGAAGACAAGCCCGGCGACGTCGTGGACGTCGACAAGAAATCCGACGAGGACAAGATGGAGGAGGACCAACAGGTGGACGAGAAAGAAGACGCCTCCAAAGACGAGGAAGCCTCAAAAGACGCCGAAAACGAGGGACAATCCTCTGAGGTGAACAACGACGAGGAGAAAAAGGACGATGACACGGAGAAGGGCAAGCCCGAAAAGAAACGTAAGAGGTCGTACTCGGGTAGCAGCAGCTCGTCGAGCAGCAGCAGCGGCAGCGAGGACGGCGGCGAGAAGAAGCAGGAGGGTGCGGGGGAGAAGGGTGCGGAAGACGAGAAAGAGAAGGAGAAAGTGGAGAAAGACGACGACAAAATCCAGACGATAGAGGACGACAAGCCGGACAAGCCGAAGTCGTTGCACAAAACTACGTCGATCTTCCTGCGGAACCTGTCGCCCACCATCACCAAACAGGAGGTGGAGGCGATGTGTTCGCGTTACGACGGCTTCCTGCGGGTGGCCCTCGCCGACCCACAGCCGGATAGGAGGTGGCTGCGGCGGGGGTGGGTCACCTTCAAGCGGGACGCCAACATTAAAGAGATCTGCTGGAACCTGAACAATATCAGGTTGCGTGAGTGTGAACTGGGGGCCATCGTAAACCGGGATCTGAGCAGGAGAATAAGGCCGGTGAACGGGATAACGGCCCACAAGTCGGTGGTCCGGTCCGACATCCGCATCGCCGCTAAGGTGACGTTACACCTTGACAACAAGGCGGGATTGTGGCTGGAGGACGACGACAAGAAGGAGAAGCCACAACAAACCTTCGGATTGGTGTCGAACAACCCTGTTTTGCACAACATCACCGACTATTTAATAGAAGAAGCCAGCGCCGAGGAGGAGGAATTGTTAGGACTTGAACCATCATCAGACAACCAAGATGCAGTCAGTACGGTAGAGAGGGATGACAACTTGATCCACGTATTGGACCGCATTTTGTTGTACTTGAGAATAGTCCATTCCGTCGACTATTACAACCACTGCGAGTACCCGAATGAGGACGAGATGCCCAACCGGTGCGGCATCCTCCATGCCAGAGGTCCTCCCCCAACGTCCAAGACGGACATGACCCAATTCATCGGCAACGCCGTGGAGAGCAAAATGTCCAGCTTCCTGCCCGACAAGCCGGCTGCCGAGGGCAACACCAACGAGGCCAAACTCATTAATTTGTCGCTTAAAGACGTCGACACGGAGATCGACAAGTTCGTGCAGGCCAACACGAGGGAGCTGGCCAAAGACAAGTGGCTGTGCCCGTTGTCCGGGAAAAAGTTCAAAGGACCGGATTTTGTGCGTAAGCACATCTTCAACAAGCACGGCGAGAAGATCGAGGAGGTCAAGAAGGAAGTGGAATTCTTTAATAACTACCTCAAGGATCCCAAAAGGCCGATGCTGGTTGAGACGGCGCCACCTAAACGTGAGGAACCGGCGCCCTACAGTCATCCAAG ttacGGTGGTGGTGCATCTTATGGAGGAGGTGGGTATGGAAGGCCTCAACCATACTACAATCAAGGCTTCCAAAGGTCTAGGGGTTACCCACCCAGGGCAag GGGCAACGCTGGGGATTTCCGACCGATTATACATTACAGAGATCTAGATGCACCAAGGGAACCAGaagagtttatttaa
- the LOC109605251 gene encoding serrate RNA effector molecule homolog isoform X4 — protein sequence MADSDDEYDRKRRDKFRGERAEASYRGAERVSRPRDDWSERESWSRPRQREYRSGMRDRGYSPGLEPAPKRLRHDYYGDSYYNHYAPYHQPAHRPNFFREPASAPQIEGQPPPMMSFKAFLATQDDNISDSEAIEKYNDYKLEFQRQQLNEFFVAHKDDEWFRLKYHPEDSIKRKEEQAAALKKRLEVFLDLQASGAIDKITIDCPRTNELLKLLDTVVIKLEGGTDEDLALLEKEYTEMEEKYKEQKAKEEAEKAEKAAEAATNNLKKEDSETTADKSDKTELKTNGESDNKHDEDGELLEDKPGDVVDVDKKSDEDKMEEDQQVDEKEDASKDEEASKDAENEGQSSEVNNDEEKKDDDTEKGKPEKKRKRSYSGSSSSSSSSSGSEDGGEKKQEGAGEKGAEDEKEKEKVEKDDDKIQTIEDDKPDKPKSLHKTTSIFLRNLSPTITKQEVEAMCSRYDGFLRVALADPQPDRRWLRRGWVTFKRDANIKEICWNLNNIRLRECELGAIVNRDLSRRIRPVNGITAHKSVVRSDIRIAAKVTLHLDNKAGLWLEDDDKKEKPQQTFGLVSNNPVLHNITDYLIEEASAEEEELLGLEPSSDNQDAVSTVERDDNLIHVLDRILLYLRIVHSVDYYNHCEYPNEDEMPNRCGILHARGPPPTSKTDMTQFIGNAVESKMSSFLPDKPAAEGNTNEAKLINLSLKDVDTEIDKFVQANTRELAKDKWLCPLSGKKFKGPDFVRKHIFNKHGEKIEEVKKEVEFFNNYLKDPKRPMLVETAPPKREEPAPYSHPSYGGGASYGGGGYGRPQPYYNQGFQRSRGYPPRARGNAGDFRPIIHYRDLDAPREPEEFI from the exons ATGGCAGACAGCGACGACGAATACGATAGAAAGCGGCGCGACAAGTTCCGCGGCGAAAGGGCAGAGGCCAGCTACAGGGGTGCTGAAAGAGTTTCCAGACCAAGGGATGATTGGTCCGAAAG ggaaTCATGGTCTAGGCCCAGGCAGAGGGAGTACAGGAGCGGGATGAGGGACAGGGGATACTCGCCGGGACTGGAGCCGGCACCAAAGAGGCTTCGGCATGACTATTATGGGGACagttattataatcattatgCACCGTACCATCAGCCAGCTCACAg ACCTAATTTCTTCAGAGAACCCGCCAGCGCCCCTCAAATCGAGGGCCAACCGCCGCCGATGATGTCGTTTAAAGCGTTTCTAGCCACCCAGGACGATAACATTTCAGATAGCGAGGCGATCGAGAAGTACAACGATTACAAGCTGGAGTTCCAACGGCAGCAGCTCAACGAGTTCTTCGTGGCCCACAAGGACGACGAATG GTTCCGCCTGAAGTATCATCCTGAGGATTCTATAAAACGTAAAGAAGAACAAGCTGCAGCATTAAAG AAAAGATTGGAGGTTTTCCTGGACCTACAAGCTTCCGGTGCAATTGATAAGATTACAATTGACTGTCCTAGGACTAATGAGTTGCTTAAGCTTTTAGATACTGTAGTTATTAAGCTTGAAGGAGGCACTGATGAGGACTTGGCCCTTCTAGAAAAAGAATATACTG aaatggaagaaaaatacaaagaaCAAAAGGCAAAAGAAGAGGCGGAGAAGGCCGAAAAGGCGGCCGAAGCAGCTACAAACAACCTGAAAAAGGAGGACAGCGAAACAACCGCCGACAAATCCGACAAAACGGAACTTAAGACCAATGGGGAGTCCGACAACAAACACGATGAAGACGGCGAACTACTGGAAGACAAGCCCGGCGACGTCGTGGACGTCGACAAGAAATCCGACGAGGACAAGATGGAGGAGGACCAACAGGTGGACGAGAAAGAAGACGCCTCCAAAGACGAGGAAGCCTCAAAAGACGCCGAAAACGAGGGACAATCCTCTGAGGTGAACAACGACGAGGAGAAAAAGGACGATGACACGGAGAAGGGCAAGCCCGAAAAGAAACGTAAGAGGTCGTACTCGGGTAGCAGCAGCTCGTCGAGCAGCAGCAGCGGCAGCGAGGACGGCGGCGAGAAGAAGCAGGAGGGTGCGGGGGAGAAGGGTGCGGAAGACGAGAAAGAGAAGGAGAAAGTGGAGAAAGACGACGACAAAATCCAGACGATAGAGGACGACAAGCCGGACAAGCCGAAGTCGTTGCACAAAACTACGTCGATCTTCCTGCGGAACCTGTCGCCCACCATCACCAAACAGGAGGTGGAGGCGATGTGTTCGCGTTACGACGGCTTCCTGCGGGTGGCCCTCGCCGACCCACAGCCGGATAGGAGGTGGCTGCGGCGGGGGTGGGTCACCTTCAAGCGGGACGCCAACATTAAAGAGATCTGCTGGAACCTGAACAATATCAGGTTGCGTGAGTGTGAACTGGGGGCCATCGTAAACCGGGATCTGAGCAGGAGAATAAGGCCGGTGAACGGGATAACGGCCCACAAGTCGGTGGTCCGGTCCGACATCCGCATCGCCGCTAAGGTGACGTTACACCTTGACAACAAGGCGGGATTGTGGCTGGAGGACGACGACAAGAAGGAGAAGCCACAACAAACCTTCGGATTGGTGTCGAACAACCCTGTTTTGCACAACATCACCGACTATTTAATAGAAGAAGCCAGCGCCGAGGAGGAGGAATTGTTAGGACTTGAACCATCATCAGACAACCAAGATGCAGTCAGTACGGTAGAGAGGGATGACAACTTGATCCACGTATTGGACCGCATTTTGTTGTACTTGAGAATAGTCCATTCCGTCGACTATTACAACCACTGCGAGTACCCGAATGAGGACGAGATGCCCAACCGGTGCGGCATCCTCCATGCCAGAGGTCCTCCCCCAACGTCCAAGACGGACATGACCCAATTCATCGGCAACGCCGTGGAGAGCAAAATGTCCAGCTTCCTGCCCGACAAGCCGGCTGCCGAGGGCAACACCAACGAGGCCAAACTCATTAATTTGTCGCTTAAAGACGTCGACACGGAGATCGACAAGTTCGTGCAGGCCAACACGAGGGAGCTGGCCAAAGACAAGTGGCTGTGCCCGTTGTCCGGGAAAAAGTTCAAAGGACCGGATTTTGTGCGTAAGCACATCTTCAACAAGCACGGCGAGAAGATCGAGGAGGTCAAGAAGGAAGTGGAATTCTTTAATAACTACCTCAAGGATCCCAAAAGGCCGATGCTGGTTGAGACGGCGCCACCTAAACGTGAGGAACCGGCGCCCTACAGTCATCCAAG ttacGGTGGTGGTGCATCTTATGGAGGAGGTGGGTATGGAAGGCCTCAACCATACTACAATCAAGGCTTCCAAAGGTCTAGGGGTTACCCACCCAGGGCAag GGGCAACGCTGGGGATTTCCGACCGATTATACATTACAGAGATCTAGATGCACCAAGGGAACCAGaagagtttatttaa